The Columba livia isolate bColLiv1 breed racing homer chromosome 18, bColLiv1.pat.W.v2, whole genome shotgun sequence genome includes a region encoding these proteins:
- the RAB11FIP4 gene encoding rab11 family-interacting protein 4 isoform X5, with translation MTLAQQEVHHESDMDSAIESAQSSEASDVCRIEDKDGVLGGLFLPGDNAGQTPRKMRHVYNSELLDVYCSQCCKKINLLNGLEARLKNLKGNSPNRKISSTAFGRQLFHNSNFSSSNGSTEDLFRDSIDSCDNDITEKVTYLEKKVTELENDSLTNGDLKSKLKQENTQLVHRVHELEELLKDQETSAEQTLEEEIKRHREAYTKYEKEKGTEIELLNTRVQQLEEENDELKSAVTRLKSQTERLDEEKQRMSDRLEDTSLRLKDEMDLYKRMMDKLRQNRLEFNKEREATQELIEDLRKELEHLQLYKLECERPGRGRSSSSSVSEFNAKTREVEMEHEIKRLKQENQKLRDQNDDLNGQILSLSLYEAKNLFATQTKAQSLAAEIDSASRDELMEALKEQEEINYRLRQYMDKIILAILDHNPSILEIKN, from the exons ATGACTCTGGCGCAGCAAGAGGTTCACCATGAGTCTGACATGGACAGTGCTATTGAGAGTGCCCAGAGCTCAGAAGCCTCCGATGTGTGTCGGATCGAGGACAAGGACGGTGTGCTGGGTGGCCTGTTTCTGCCTGGTGACAA TGCTGGCCAAACACCCCGAAAAATGAGGCATGTTTATAACAGCGAGTTGCTGGATGTTTACTGCTCGCAGTGCTGCAAAAAGATAAATCTACTCAACGGTTTGGAAGCCAGGCTGAAAAACTTGAAAGGAAACAG CCCTAACAGGAAAATATCAAGCACAGCTTTTGGAAG GCAACTCTTCCACAACAGtaacttcagcagcagcaatggcAGCACAGAAGACCTGTTCAGAGACAGTATAGACTCCTGTGATAATGATATAACTGAAAAG GTAACGTACCTAGAAAAAAAGGTGACAGAACTGGAGAATGACAGCCTGACAAATGGTGACTTGAAGAGCAAACTGAAACAAGAGAACACGCAGCTAGTTCACAG AGTTCATGAGCTAGAAGAACTATTGAAAGACCAGGAGACATCAGCAGAACAGACTCTGgaagaagagataaagagaCATCGAGAAGCATATACCAagtatgaaaaagagaaaggcacTGAAATCGAACTACTAAATACAAG GGTTCAAcaactggaagaagaaaatgacgAGCTCAAAAGCGCTGTCACACGACTGAAATCACAAACAGAGAGACTGGATGAG GAAAAGCAACGCATGTCAGACAGGCTGGAAGACACTAGTCTGCGGCTGAAGGACGAGATGGATTTGTACAAGAGAATGATGGACAAGCTGCGGCAGAACAGGCTGGAATTCAACAAGGAGAGGGAAGCCACACAGGAG CTCATTGAAGACTTGCGGAAGGAACTGGAGCACTTGCAGCTGTACAAGCTGGAATGCGAACGTCCTGGACGTGGGAGAAGTTCTTCCTCCAGCGTGAGTGAATTCAACGCCAAAACCAGAGAGGTGGAAATGGAGCATGAAATAAAGCGGCTGAAGCAg GAGAACCAGAAACTTCGTGACCAAAATGATGATCTCAATGGACAGATCCTAAGTCTTAGTCTTTATGAAGCTAAAAATCTCTTTGCAACGCAAACAAAAGCCCAGTCTCTGGCTGCTGAAATTGATTCTGCATCAAGAGATGAG CTCATGGAAGCCCTTAAAGAACAGGAAGAGATAAATTACAGATTGCGACAGTATATGGACAAGATCATTTTGGCAATCCTAGACCACAACCCCTCTATCTTGGAAATAAAGAATTGA
- the RAB11FIP4 gene encoding rab11 family-interacting protein 4 isoform X4, which translates to MTLAQQEVHHESDMDSAIESAQSSEASDVCRIEDKDGVLGGLFLPGDKSSPHNPSAASDLSTYSTTSLISNEEQFEDYGEGDDVDFSPSSPCPDDETRTNAYSDLGSSVSSSAGQTPRKMRHVYNSELLDVYCSQCCKKINLLNGLEARLKNLKGNSPNRKISSTAFGRQLFHNSNFSSSNGSTEDLFRDSIDSCDNDITEKVTYLEKKVTELENDSLTNGDLKSKLKQENTQLVHRVHELEELLKDQETSAEQTLEEEIKRHREAYTKYEKEKGTEIELLNTRVQQLEEENDELKSAVTRLKSQTERLDEEKQRMSDRLEDTSLRLKDEMDLYKRMMDKLRQNRLEFNKEREATQELIEDLRKELEHLQLYKLECERPGRGRSSSSSVSEFNAKTREVEMEHEIKRLKQENQKLRDQNDDLNGQILSLSLYEAKNLFATQTKAQSLAAEIDSASRDELMEALKEQEEINYRLRQYMDKIILAILDHNPSILEIKN; encoded by the exons ATGACTCTGGCGCAGCAAGAGGTTCACCATGAGTCTGACATGGACAGTGCTATTGAGAGTGCCCAGAGCTCAGAAGCCTCCGATGTGTGTCGGATCGAGGACAAGGACGGTGTGCTGGGTGGCCTGTTTCTGCCTGGTGACAA GTCAAGTCCTCACAACCCTTCTGCAGCATCCGACCTCTCAACTTATTCCACCACGTCTCTGATCAGTAATGAAGAACAGTTTGAAGACTACGGTGAAGGAGATGATGTGGATTTTAGTCCCAGTAGCCCATGCCCTGATGACGAGACCAGAACCAACGCCTACTCTGACCTTGGCTCATCTGTATCTTCCAG TGCTGGCCAAACACCCCGAAAAATGAGGCATGTTTATAACAGCGAGTTGCTGGATGTTTACTGCTCGCAGTGCTGCAAAAAGATAAATCTACTCAACGGTTTGGAAGCCAGGCTGAAAAACTTGAAAGGAAACAG CCCTAACAGGAAAATATCAAGCACAGCTTTTGGAAG GCAACTCTTCCACAACAGtaacttcagcagcagcaatggcAGCACAGAAGACCTGTTCAGAGACAGTATAGACTCCTGTGATAATGATATAACTGAAAAG GTAACGTACCTAGAAAAAAAGGTGACAGAACTGGAGAATGACAGCCTGACAAATGGTGACTTGAAGAGCAAACTGAAACAAGAGAACACGCAGCTAGTTCACAG AGTTCATGAGCTAGAAGAACTATTGAAAGACCAGGAGACATCAGCAGAACAGACTCTGgaagaagagataaagagaCATCGAGAAGCATATACCAagtatgaaaaagagaaaggcacTGAAATCGAACTACTAAATACAAG GGTTCAAcaactggaagaagaaaatgacgAGCTCAAAAGCGCTGTCACACGACTGAAATCACAAACAGAGAGACTGGATGAG GAAAAGCAACGCATGTCAGACAGGCTGGAAGACACTAGTCTGCGGCTGAAGGACGAGATGGATTTGTACAAGAGAATGATGGACAAGCTGCGGCAGAACAGGCTGGAATTCAACAAGGAGAGGGAAGCCACACAGGAG CTCATTGAAGACTTGCGGAAGGAACTGGAGCACTTGCAGCTGTACAAGCTGGAATGCGAACGTCCTGGACGTGGGAGAAGTTCTTCCTCCAGCGTGAGTGAATTCAACGCCAAAACCAGAGAGGTGGAAATGGAGCATGAAATAAAGCGGCTGAAGCAg GAGAACCAGAAACTTCGTGACCAAAATGATGATCTCAATGGACAGATCCTAAGTCTTAGTCTTTATGAAGCTAAAAATCTCTTTGCAACGCAAACAAAAGCCCAGTCTCTGGCTGCTGAAATTGATTCTGCATCAAGAGATGAG CTCATGGAAGCCCTTAAAGAACAGGAAGAGATAAATTACAGATTGCGACAGTATATGGACAAGATCATTTTGGCAATCCTAGACCACAACCCCTCTATCTTGGAAATAAAGAATTGA